The segment gcaaaagatacctgttttacaacaaaaaactttaatgcaaaactctgtggcgatatttttcaaccccaGAACtggtagtgtaaactatttttccatacaaatccgctatacgcgaaaactcgagatacgctattgcgctcggtcccgtacgatagcgtatatcggataatgactgtacccagtaaatgttcatttttgacagctcaatgttgtgggctcctgccgaaattcggaacaataacacactttgaatttggctgaatattccttttaaaattgatcagaacactacaatgcgtatgtcgacacataatatgacctttcttgtaccaaatatcaccaatttttcgacaaaaaatgcactaacttaagagaaaaataaatatttgtaagccagttcgcaccgtacgctataaccatcaaactgtcaatggctgctctgtttaaatgtcgcatcaaaatggctgtccaaacgggccaaaataagcaacataaaattaataactaaagtgctttttaacacCTATCTTAGGAAAGTCATAgtgttaaattgctttaaacatttttttgtacatattcacattgatacaaacattttctgacccgtattcgcgctgccgaaaataggaacacagcctgccgaaaataggaacaaactgccgaaaataggagcaaaatcaatgattgcattttcacgaatatttatgaaaaagggctttgaaccggtaaataaaaaatattgtaacatactatgatagtttatcaaccagaataacaacactttcaagaaaaataatgaaaaatattgatgtgtgagcaatttttgtgaaactgctgcactagcctgccgaaaactggtacagttaccctatcaggcccgattattaaacacaaacggaaatgACACAAGACAAGTGGGTCAAGACAAACGGAAAATAGGTATGCatcaaggtggaatgtataatgaggtgtagttatagcgcttttggcgatcccccccctgggctccgattttgacagatggttttccgcttgtatatgtattgatggattgtttacgttttgcatggtcaatatttggtggagatcaatttgggtgaatattttagtttattagaacacagtccgtgatttaaaatggaaatttttcttcgagaacttgaagcgttcgtcaaaagcggaaaactaactgtcagttttcttcgtcgattcttcttccacctagctgtcaaaacgggcttataacttgacctgatatctttacggtccttggtATGCATTTTGAAACCGTTCTTGTGACAGACAAGTTTCGTTaaattttttctttcgttaaaGCTGTGTCGATgtgtcaaaatgttcaaaatcaaaaaaaaaaaacgtaaacaagttTATTTAAGACACGATCGTTTATCAAGCTAACAATCCTTGTTTAAAACATCGAAATGATTTTATCCCACTTCGTAAGTGACGATAGCAGcagtgaagaagaaacaacggTAGATCTGGCAAAACAGCGCCGACTGCTTCGAAGTGTTTTCGACCCGTTACAGCTTTATAACCAAGCGTGAGTTAAGCATACGGATCATTTGTGCAAATCGTGTTATACATGTTTCATTTCGTGGTTGTTAATTTCAGATTTAAGaaaaattttgtgtgacgaAGGAAATTTTCCTTGACATTCTGGCGGAGATCGAGCCCTCCGAGTATTTGTTATTACTAAAGGTGTATGCAATATTAGATGTGATAATTTCATGTGCGTATGCTGTTGGTTGTTGAAGCAGCCACTCACTGAAGAAGTTGCTGGAATCCAATGCTGTTGAACGCAAACCAGGTGCGTGAGCCCTTCATCTTTCGACTACCAGCGAAGAACAACAGAGGAAGGAAATAACAGCAGCTTCTTAAcccaaaacagcagcacgtTACCAGTATCTCCCGCTTATCGCCATTTGTATGGATATGGCAGtacacatatttttatttaaaatgataaaatttgattatttctgGAATAAAATACTTATATTTTGTCgtgaaagcaacagcaacaactctgttgttgtgttttgtcgGTCAAACAATCTGAGATTGGCGCCTTTCCGTGATAAAAAGCTGACGGAAAGCAGTTTGACAATTTTGgatttccgtttgtgtttcaTAATACATATCTTGGCAGTATgcttgtgagtttgtgtttcgtaaaaaaaaaccaacacacaacacaaacggatgtcataatacaaatcttccgattttgacaacttgtctttacaatttgtgtttaataatcgggcatatcaggtcaagttacaagcccgttttgacagctaggtggaagaagaatcgacgaagaaaactgacagttagttttccgcttttggcgaacgcttcaagttctcgaaggaaaatttccattttaaatcacgggcagtgttctaataaactaaaatattcacccaaattgatctccaccaaatattgaccatgcaaaacgtaaacaatccatcaatacatatacaagcggaaaaccatctgtcaaaatcggagcccaggggggggggatcgccaaaagcgctataactacacctcattatacattccaccttggcCCCTATGTTAGAATGACATCTAACGTAGATGAGCTTTGTCTAGAGTTTGATGGAATCAACATGCATTCCATCAAACTCTAGACAAAGCCCATTGTATTACCCAGACATGGAAAACTGTCCTTTTTGTATTTCTTCAAAAAAGGATTTACCTGCTTGATTAGCTGTGGCACAATTGCACATTCGATGTCGTGCGTTAAGGGTTCCACAAATTTAAAGGTCTCCACAGGTATTTATTGTTAGTATTGGTTAgtttttatatcttttttaaaaccgttttaagttcgtaggctgaaatttcaccctgtcagctgtttgcattgtatagcagttatcgagcagctatctaagtgggtataatatacaggtgggcctATCCCAAGATGTATACATTTAGAAGGATGATTTtgatcgcttctgcttctaaGTAatgattttaagagtgttttgtgtattcgtcaagcctccagaaagctcgttggagcaaaagttttcacccatgctgctaaaaagtgatattcaaatttagttaaaaaacatgctatgagaccccctggactacatacactttgattccagattccaaaATCTCTTTGATGCAACTtgagataaatgtaaacatcaccttgttttgccatttttaccagcaggtactcgaatgtaattctagctttgaggctagaataatctagactgaaaatcgtaggctagttttgtgcgtggttttgtatggagtgtttacatgatatCAGCctgcaactgtcaaactccatccAAAATGCTGACTAGAATTGTGAAAGGCCCCTAAATTAGTGTTTCCACTTGGATGGATCCATCCATCTAGGATCCATGAAACATTTTGGACCTAGCTTGAACAAAAACTCAGCTGTCTTGCTCCATCTTCGATACCACACCTGCTTGCACACATTCGCAAGCGTGGAAATATACGCTCCCGATTTCATGTTCTCGCGAATTGCCTGCTGCTGTAAGAAtgttaccgtagcaatagacgatgcgcaatcttagattgcgcatatatttatctgtcaaacggatcggtttgatatatttatctgtcaaaaaatatttatatatctcggacatatagggtaaatgtacctatagtggtggtagtaccaatagtggtgctattgctctaaaatgcggttcatagggcaaaataaaagtatttaagttatttaagttagtgtgaaatgttctttaaccttttacaaagggtttaaaagttaaatggggccattccgttacttagtgatcgaaaaatccattattttgtgaaatgtgtcaacatttttccaaaatccttaggatttcataacgaaactcatatttctgttaacgttctaaatgatcacatacccacgcaattactagtttttcaacatgacTGTTAtggaatgttattgttttactaaaattatttgcattttgaccatatttatgcatttttaagtgttttttaccatagtgccattataggtacacaaaacaggcatgttcctatagtggttatagttataaaatcaataaatacaggtcattttagattttttcgaggaaatttttgacatgtcgtactgttttcactaaaataagcaacagaaatgagatttatgtaggtaatttaccaaaaacaggccaaaattcgctaatctggctgaatgaaaaattgacttcaaatcaagcacactcttccgggtgtaggttgacgacaggtgtgatgcagtactttagtgaatagtttcatcaagcaaatttatacatttttttacgatcaaattacgcaagaaacctatattatggcagtaatcgttgctattcacacgaaaacatcttcaaaactaagttatatcgatattatacactgttttgaggcatccttgtttaccaccactataggaacacaatacgacgactataggaaccataccaccattataggtacaacgaagcaatcacaaaaatatgtattttttcgtaaatttgatgtgtttcatggtaaaaatggttgcgattgcgaagataaaacatattccaattgctatgtgttaaaatattcagaaattgtccttcctgacactttaaatccattaaaacacatcggtacctcttcaaattgcaccactattggtacattttcccgaatcttgaaaatttatgcgcttGAATttatcttggcgcaatctgaaattgtatggaaatgacgtttatagctcagggttggctacgcgaaatgacatatgttttgataaatcggtaaaagtaaggctcagccctctaagttacgctagcgttacgcgtaacgcctgttaatcacaaacccaagcaacatttttgaacgtttgttttaaccgccgtggatgagcaaattaatagataATCATGTCTTAttattgtttacttttatatgataattagaaaagcTATGTTGATAATTAGAAAAGTTGTCACAACTTCaagaattataattttaacaatctcataaataaaagatgtaaataataaaaaaaatgattatttatttatttacccagTTATTGATAAAGTAGTATAATGAAATACTTACAAGTATTTGTTAACTTCATTAACCTCATTTTAAAAAGAGCCCTTGCATCTaatgtaatttttattcaaaatggcCAGAAACATAGATTGAAAAGGTAATAGttatatttcataaatatgtaatttagttaaaaatatttaaatattttatattttctaatcataggaaatgttactcaaattgaaagcttttggggtTGTCATGAGCTTCCTTCTTTCagactttttttcattaatcataatgcaacaatgaaaaatattaaacctgttatttaattgttatttaaaaattgaatCTCCTTGAAATCGGTTCATCTTACAgcaattaacttttttttcatctcaatttaaaatattttttattcaaataatgtacACTGGTCGGTCGCCTGGATGACAAAACTGTagtaaaaatgctgcttgggaatattttaagggatgtaacgcttctccaatgtaacgtagagggctgagccttacttttaccaatACGGTTAGAGTGAATGTGCAGCGTTTTTCTCTGTGCTTCCTGTTCTCCCCCCTCGTTCGTATTTCCTTCTAGCATCGATTCGATGAGCGAATCCAGATTCGACCGCGCAGTAAATTTGTAAGGTTTCGTGACAATGAGATACTGTACGAAAATATACACGACATTTTCATTTAGCATCCGTGGTCCATACAGAACGCCGATACCCCAAACACCACCGGCCAATGTCAAATTTTCGATGTTGGCGGGTGACTGATGAATGTGTCCCTTTCCTCTCCTTACTTATTTCATCTCCTTCCTTTTCCACTTCTCCTAGAACTCATACAAATGGAATTCTAGAGAGCAGTGGAGAAGAGGGAGGAATCagctttttgctctctctcaaAAAATAAGTCCAAAATTGTCTGCCTTTGGGTACCAGTTTGGGTACTGAGATACCTGTTCTGGGACAAATtataaagtctcgaaagcctgtatagccCGTTTTGTCGCGTAGGATCTTACAccaaaaagagaagaagaaaaatttgTGTAAGGATGATGTGCAGATTTTCCACAGCACCATGTTTAACGCTATTCTGTAGTTGTGCAACAAAGTGACTGCCCGCCAGGCTGACCTTTTTTTAGCGATCGAATTTGACGATGCGGGCGAGAGCTCTTAGAAGGCCTGAGCAAAGATCATGAAATTGGATTATTAATCAAATTTGGGTATTTCCTTGGAAATATGGTTTTCACGCAGAAAAGTTAAATGGTTGTAATTATTAATGCACTAATTTTAACCAGTGTTACATATTACTAACAATTAAAATTGTTCTCCGTCTactaattttattaaattcttCTCAAATTCCGTAGGATACCATATCTAAAAATGTCTGCTGAATCCCAACGAAGCCGTTTAACGAATTCTGCTTGTGAAACCGGTATCAACGTGGTGCGTTGCATGCCCAAAATTGTACCTCCACAGACAGTCAACGACCGATCGATCATAGATAGCGTGGCCGGATTTATCAATGACGTTACATTGCAAGGACAGGCTCCGCTAGGTGATAGTAAAGATCATATTCTATGGGTTCGCTTTGAAAACGCAGCCGACATCAGTGATCCATCCTTGGGTGACGATTGGGAACTGGATGGTGGAATAGCACCTCCGTTGCTTTTGATATTGGGCTATGTCACTGGTGTACAGGTAAAGTATTAAAACAATTCCAACTGACTTATCCTTACTGATATTACGCAAAATTGTGTGCTTAGGATTAATCgtgtatttttaattcaagGTTTGGGTCGTACCAGCCAATGGGGAAGCTTCGGAAGTATTATCTTGGCGTAATGGAAGTGTTAAGTGTTTGCGCGTGCTACCTACACCTACGTCTAGTGATCATGATTCGATTACAGAACCGACAGACCAGTTCACTCACAAGCGCCCTTTAATTGCACTTTGTGATAGTGGTGCAAATGGGAATGGTGCCAGCGCAGGAATGGCTACTTCCAATGATAATTTCCAGTATTGTGCAGTCAACTTTATATCCCTTAAGGACGGCGAAACAGTGAAAAGCATAAAATTCAAAAGTATAATTGTGGACATCTTAGCGAATCGTTCTTCAATTGTAGTTACATTTCCTGAGCGAATAGCCGTTTTTGATGCTCGTACATTAGAAGATCGCATTACAGTGACGTCTTGTCACCCAAGCCCGGGACTTAATCCAAATCCAGTTGCGCTAGGGTCTCGCTGGATAGCATACGCGGAGCGGCGCCTAATTCCATCCAAACGCTCAAGTGGAGGCTGCGAAGGTGATGGTGTCACGAGTTACACTGCAACTGTTCTGAATGCAGCTAAAAGCTTTGGCAAAGGTCTACGCGAGTTCAGCGAACATGTTGCGGCTGGATTGACTGGTAGCCATCTAGGCTCTTCTTTGAGCTCTAATCTGGTTGGTGGAGGCAGCAGTTCCAATTTAGGTGGAGTTGGCGCAGGTTTAGTTACTGGAAGTAATTCTAACTCCGCAAGCGAAACAAGTGGATTAATTGCTGGAGGCATCGTAAGCGGTGGAGGGATTATTTCCGAGGGTAATCAAGCAGGCGTTGTTACAGTTTTGGATATCAAGCATCCTGTCAAGGACGTAAGTCCTACTACAGGTGCGCCAATTACTGTCACTGGTAGAGACCCCATCGTTGCTCATTTTATTGCTCATTCCGAAGCAATAATCGCTTTGGAATTTGATGCATCTGGTATGTTACTTCTTACTGCTGACAAACGCGGGCATGATTTTCACGTGTTCCGAATACAACCTCACCCAAGTGGATCGTCGCTTGCGGCTGTGCATCATCTATATGTATTGCATCGCGGAGATACCTCTGCTAAGGTACAAGACGTTGCATTTTCATGTGACTCTCGGTGGGTGGCAGTATCCACGCTCCGCGGTACCACTCACGTTTTTCCCATAACACCATATGGTGGACCAGCAGGTGTGCGAACGCATGGCTCTCCTCATGTCGTGAATAGATTATCCCGATTTCATCGATCAGCAGGACTCTCGGTTGAAGGACGGTCAAGCAGTCCCGTATCGTACTCCGGTGATACTGCAATCGGTTCTAATAATGTGTCTGCTGCGATGGCTTATTCAAACCCTCGCTCTCCTCCGTTCCCACATCCAACTATAATACAACCGCTTGCACAATTGAGACAATCTACTAATTTGATAGGAAGCGGGGTAGGAGCTAACATCGGAACCTGTGTCTCTAATGGCTCAGGATCAAGCAAATCAATCTGCGGAGGACATCTTGCCAATCATCAGAGACAGCGTAACTCTTCTTCATCGTCATCAGATGATTCTGTGAAACCATTACGTGTATGCGCCACCTTTGCAAAGGCTCGCTCGTGGCTGCTCGATCTTCCTGGTGGTGTGTTGCGTGACATTCCTGCCCATCGCATACAGCGCAAACCAGTTGATTCATTGTTCATCATGGCAGCTCATGGAGCTTTAATTCAGTACGACCTGGAACCCAAGCATGCATCAGGTAAgcgtttttttctgattttgcCAAATTATGTTGATGTTTTCAACTAGattgtttgaatttattttactttaatttaTGTTAAGTTTAAAAATTACAATAATGGTAAGTTTCcagcaaggtggattaaaaatatcaggtggtggtaTCTaaagcattttgacaatttatCACTTGACgaaagaggcgaatgaggccaattggctcaaagtctccatacaaaaaaatcacttgacgtaaggtccccaggattcaaactatgtttaaatttttttcatttgttcatatatttatctgccacattttttcgattgaatATACTTTAAACAtcccggtctggtggtacagtcgctaactcgtacgacttaacaacacgcccgtcatgggttcaagccccgaatagaccgtgccccatacgtaggactgactatcctgctatggtagcAATAAGTCGCtgagccaagctcacttcactagtgcgtacaggcaggccttgaccgacaacggttgttgtgccaaagaagaagaatactttaaacatatattttggactttgcgagttcttattaaCCATTAAAAAAGAGATTGAAGTTTGTTATTTCTTGAATTTATtgtataattcattgtgttttcgacacgattgatgataaaaactaaaaaatcatttatttttcctattgTCACATTTATTCCTCGTTATCAGTGAGACACATGGACAATTTAAAAGAGATCAGAtctcttactcacatgatttaaatttcgtgactaaacaaatcatcaaatcttttgttattatattaatttttttctataaaacCAATAGACAGACAAAAATGTACGtagtaacaaagaaatctaTTCTTGCTATGCTTGGTGTGCTGAAAACAATGgttattgattttaaaatgacgtaaagcccctcaactatggcgacccctcAAAGACCTTTTTCCatcacctgatatttttaatccatcTTGGtttgcagtgctgcaaaatgtcaatgtcattaaaaaatctgactgaaacaaaatccatgtcagcgtcacgtattCAATTATCATAATCAGAgttgatactcaaaacgattgttgtgaccaatacatgtttcgtgacatttttgcaaccAAAGCTTGGTCATGAtgtcatgatttttttaaatgtgatTTGTAGAtttaagccggtctcgtagtacagtcgtcaactcgtacgacttaacatgcccgtcatgggttcaatccccaaatagaccgcgccgccatacgtaggactgactatcctgctatgggggggaatcaattagtcactgaaagccaagcccacaagtgggtacaggcaggccttgaccgacatcggttgttgagccaaagaagaagaagaagacgattTGTAGTGCAAAATGTCAATGAcgaaattccggctgaaacaaaataatgtcagcgtcacaagctctactgtgatgatcagaagTGAGAATCAAACAGTTgatgcgaccatcacatgcttggtacTATTGTGTGcgaccaactcttggtcagtgaATTGATCACAATATTTTGTGTCGGTGATCATCCCAGTAATCATGGTGGGTGCGAGTGgctccaagaaacaaaatgagcatgttttcgcgctctgtttgacccgacagacaaTCAAagcagacagagcgagaaacatgctcattttgacGCCTTGGATCACACGCccagtatattccaagaatgtcgtgattatcatcgacagaaaatgtcgtgaccaagtgagtgatcaagagttgggtgcttaaaaaaatgtcatcaagTATGTGATTGGCCCACTAACTATTTGAGTCTTATCTCTGATTATCTCAGCTGTGTACTTGAGCTGATTCGCTTCGTTTCAGACATGAGTGAtgatgactgaaacagtggcatatGGCTCTTCTctgccagaaaaaaaacatgattatgcttgtgCCGGCacttttttttgaatattagCAATGAAttaagctaccacggatatgttcattgtttacattagtgAAAAATTTGTGATGctgatgacattttgcagcactacTTCCAACTTATTTTAAGAGCTTaattatgtccccctaccaaaggtaaggcttctaaacttcAACGTTTCCGGTaaggcgtcatccatcaattacgtaacgcaaaaattgcaaattttCGACCCCCTCCCCTTAGTATAACAAACTGTACCCTACGGGCAAAGAGCAGGGATTTTTTTAACATGGTGTGggtaaaaacctagagttaagccGAAGGAAGATTTTCTAAGCTTAAAAAAGGGGAAGAGAACGGGTAGCACGGCGCCGTATATTCTCTCCCGTGTTCAATCTCCCGCTTCCATgctacagggttttccaggggttctcatagttgtgggacactttcttggcTCTTTctgaagtgaacttcatatgttggaaattggactctatggcggCACCCCTTTTGGACAGGTTCCATGAAAATTCCTCTTGGATTTGTCCAGGAAAGGTGCTATAGaatccaattcccattacattgaGTTCATTTCCTGGAAGGAGGAgccaataaagtgtcccacagctgtacgaactcctggaaaaccctgtattttaTATAAAGAGAAGATGTCCCATGCAGTGATCAAATTCAAAAAGATTCTGATAATCGGATCCTTAGCAACGGTTGCAATGTTCTTGCATCACTATCATCAGAAgcgtttttcattcagccatctGCCTGGTCCTCTATAAATATGTCCATGTTTCTAGAAATGTTTCTGTGGCTTACGAAGTTatatcatcatcaaattgaaTATTCTATTTCACATAATATGTGATGTTTAATATGTTACGCATTATCAGAATTGGGTTTGTATGGACTTAGATAGGAACTACACTTGTGTAAAGCGTTACAGCTGATTATTTTACCATTTGCTTCCAATCGCGTGTCGTCACCTGCGAATCGCATGCTACCATCAACAAATGCCCTCCTGTATAATCGAGTGGCACGCACACTGTGGTACGTTGCAGTAACGGAATGTAACGTTACTGCGAAAATCATGTCTTAAGTTTTTCCGTCCGTACGTCCGTGGTAACAAAATTCGACGGACCAAAGGACTATTCGGCTGAGTAATACATAAAAAGTAGCGAGATCTATTTTTAGACCGGCATAACCGCGTAGGTTGTGAAGTCGCCAAGAAGAATTCTCGTTTTTTACATCACAACAActtatcaaaaaataaaaaaaaaatacattttatattgCGTTACGTAACAAAACTTAAACTTCCCCTCTTCCACTATTAGCGTTacataattgatggatgacgccttAGGGAAACCCCTTCCGAGTTTCAATGATTGCTTGGACGATcaaatgccgagttcattcaGTCCGCTAAGAACTGTTCGTTCCACCTCGGCTTATGTCAGTCAAAACTGACttaccgcgacggtactcgaTGTCCAGTTGTGACGTATGTACGATCATCATATCATATTAGGTTTTACCTCTTCTTCTGTTACTGTGATGTTTTGGAGTTGAATTtttttccgaaaaaaaaatattctcgATTTGGATTTTTAACATTCTATCTTTTAATAacataaatcattaaaaattttAGCAACATGTAACATAAAAATTAGGATGTTTTACGTGTAGACAAGACAACAAGATCCTATATGTTATCTTAGCATTGTATCCATAACCCTTTGAAATGTTGATGGTGCATTTTGAAGTCCAAAAACCATCCTTGTAAATTCGTATTTCCCTAAACTAACAGCAAATGTCGTTTTCTCTATATCGTCCTCCTCTAACTGCACTTGATGAAATCTTGCTACTATATCTAA is part of the Anopheles gambiae chromosome X, idAnoGambNW_F1_1, whole genome shotgun sequence genome and harbors:
- the LOC1278696 gene encoding breast carcinoma-amplified sequence 3 homolog isoform X10 — translated: MSVEVVIPYLKMSAESQRSRLTNSACETGINVVRCMPKIVPPQTVNDRSIIDSVAGFINDVTLQGQAPLGDSKDHILWVRFENAADISDPSLGDDWELDGGIAPPLLLILGYVTGVQVWVVPANGEASEVLSWRNGSVKCLRVLPTPTSSDHDSITEPTDQFTHKRPLIALCDSGANGNGASAGMATSNDNFQYCAVNFISLKDGETVKSIKFKSIIVDILANRSSIVVTFPERIAVFDARTLEDRITVTSCHPSPGLNPNPVALGSRWIAYAERRLIPSKRSSGGCEGDGVTSYTATVLNAAKSFGKGLREFSEHVAAGLTGSHLGSSLSSNLVGGGSSSNLGGVGAGLVTGSNSNSASETSGLIAGGIVSGGGIISEGNQAGVVTVLDIKHPVKDVSPTTGAPITVTGRDPIVAHFIAHSEAIIALEFDASGMLLLTADKRGHDFHVFRIQPHPSGSSLAAVHHLYVLHRGDTSAKVQDVAFSCDSRWVAVSTLRGTTHVFPITPYGGPAGVRTHGSPHVVNRLSRFHRSAGLSVEGRSSSPVSYSGDTAIGSNNVSAAMAYSNPRSPPFPHPTIIQPLAQLRQSTNLIGSGVGANIGTCVSNGSGSSKSICGGHLANHQRQRNSSSSSSDDSVKPLRVCATFAKARSWLLDLPGGVLRDIPAHRIQRKPVDSLFIMAAHGALIQYDLEPKHASGTPKEKVCDDTAIELEIEAKAQWCLQRQENASVAEIQPPLALDNWLIKDQIIEEDNSGKRQNTGSMQEYDRSQHSHQRESTPVDHDDRWLSHVEIITHAGPHRRLWMGPQFMFKTYSTPSGSPLTSIDAEAVEIGTNTSGGSGAMLNRILQRSHPMNMHSVGGMRPLVPVLIESGSCLDGFEQSPRIMNMNEFRHHENLGTELLSSLGPVESQLREDLADAMRESPLNSTRKDTTG
- the LOC1278696 gene encoding breast carcinoma-amplified sequence 3 homolog isoform X11, which produces MSVEVVIPYLKMSAESQRSRLTNSACETGINVVRCMPKIVPPQTVNDRSIIDSVAGFINDVTLQGQAPLGDSKDHILWVRFENAADISDPSLGDDWELDGGIAPPLLLILGYVTGVQVWVVPANGEASEVLSWRNGSVKCLRVLPTPTSSDHDSITEPTDQFTHKRPLIALCDSGANGNGASAGMATSNDNFQYCAVNFISLKDGETVKSIKFKSIIVDILANRSSIVVTFPERIAVFDARTLEDRITVTSCHPSPGLNPNPVALGSRWIAYAERRLIPSKRSSGGCEGDGVTSYTATVLNAAKSFGKGLREFSEHVAAGLTGSHLGSSLSSNLVGGGSSSNLGGVGAGLVTGSNSNSASETSGLIAGGIVSGGGIISEGNQAGVVTVLDIKHPVKDVSPTTGAPITVTGRDPIVAHFIAHSEAIIALEFDASGMLLLTADKRGHDFHVFRIQPHPSGSSLAAVHHLYVLHRGDTSAKVQDVAFSCDSRWVAVSTLRGTTHVFPITPYGGPAGVRTHGSPHVVNRLSRFHRSAGLSVEGRSSSPVSYSGDTAIGSNNVSAAMAYSNPRSPPFPHPTIIQPLAQLRQSTNLIGSGVGANIGTCVSNGSGSSKSICGGHLANHQRQRNSSSSSSDDSVKPLRVCATFAKARSWLLDLPGGVLRDIPAHRIQRKPVDSLFIMAAHGALIQYDLEPKHASGTPKEKVCDDTAIELEIEAKAQWCLQRQENASVAEIQPPLALDNWLIKDQIIEEDNSGKRQNTGSMQEYDRSQHSHQRESTPVDHDDRWLSHVEIITHAGPHRRLWMGPQFMFKTYSTPSGSPLTSIDAEAVEIGTNTSGGSGAMLNRILQRSHPMNMHSVGGMRPLVPVLIESGSCYGFEQSPRIMNMNEFRHHENLGTELLSSLGPVESQLREDLADAMRESPLNSTRKDTTG
- the LOC1278696 gene encoding breast carcinoma-amplified sequence 3 homolog isoform X7; this translates as MSVEVVIPYLKMSAESQRSRLTNSACETGINVVRCMPKIVPPQTVNDRSIIDSVAGFINDVTLQGQAPLGDSKDHILWVRFENAADISDPSLGDDWELDGGIAPPLLLILGYVTGVQVWVVPANGEASEVLSWRNGSVKCLRVLPTPTSSDHDSITEPTDQFTHKRPLIALCDSGANGNGASAGMATSNDNFQYCAVNFISLKDGETVKSIKFKSIIVDILANRSSIVVTFPERIAVFDARTLEDRITVTSCHPSPGLNPNPVALGSRWIAYAERRLIPSKRSSGGCEGDGVTSYTATVLNAAKSFGKGLREFSEHVAAGLTGSHLGSSLSSNLVGGGSSSNLGGVGAGLVTGSNSNSASETSGLIAGGIVSGGGIISEGNQAGVVTVLDIKHPVKDVSPTTGAPITVTGRDPIVAHFIAHSEAIIALEFDASGMLLLTADKRGHDFHVFRIQPHPSGSSLAAVHHLYVLHRGDTSAKVQDVAFSCDSRWVAVSTLRGTTHVFPITPYGGPAGVRTHGSPHVVNRLSRFHRSAGLSVEGRSSSPVSYSGDTAIGSNNVSAAMAYSNPRSPPFPHPTIIQPLAQLRQSTNLIGSGVGANIGTCVSNGSGSSKSICGGHLANHQRQRNSSSSSSDDSVKPLRVCATFAKARSWLLDLPGGVLRDIPAHRIQRKPVDSLFIMAAHGALIQYDLEPKHASGTPKEKVCDDTAIELEIEAKAQWCLQRQENASVAEIQPPLALDNWLIKDQIIEEDNSGKRQNTGSMQEYDRSQHSHQRESTPVDHDDRWLSHVEIITHAGPHRRLWMGPQFMFKTYSTPSGSPLTSIDAEAVEIGTNTSGGSGAMLNRILQRSHPMNMHSVGGMRPLVPVLIESGSCLDGFEQSPRIMNMNEFRHHENLGTELLSSLGPVESQLREDLADAMRESPLNSTRKDTTGHQLHAGGAIAMHAYHPLFSTI